The genomic interval CGAGGTGCCCCGCAGGAAAATTCGAGCGGCGCGGGCGGCGTGAGTCGGAACTGGTCTCGGCATAGAACCTCAGCGGCGGCGCGTGGCCGGGGAACGAAGGGGACGGCGGTCCAGGGCGCGCAGAGCCAGACGGGCCGGCATGCTCAGGGCCAGGTGCAGGGTGCGCGGTTGCGGCCGAGCGGCGCGCTCGGGGGCCGGGGAACGTGGGCACAGCGCCCGGCGAAGTGAGGCGATGAACGTCTTGTAGCTGTGGGCTACGGCCTGCCTGAACGCTTCACAGGCGGCATACACCTCATCCAGCACGCTGATCGCCCGCAGCGCGCCGCCCTCAAAGGCCACCCGGCCCCGGCAAACGCCACACCGGGCCCGCTCACCGTTCGGGGTGCAGGCGTGCACGCTGAGGGTCACGCCGCAGGAGGCGTGCGGACAGGGGATCTGCATCAAGGTCATAGGAGGTCCTTTGGGGGGCGGCTGCCACCCCTTGGGTGCGCGCGGCGCTGGGCGTGCTCGATCTTCCGGCGCACCCGGCCTTTGAGCGGCATGGCCTTCGGCGTCAGTGCCGTGATGATCAGTTCCCGGTCCAGGTCATAGATCAGCTCGGTCCACCGGCCCAGCACCGGATAGGTCAGCCGCACGCGGCGGCCCGGCCCCGTCGCCGCATCCATCGCCAGGCGGGGCAGCGCCACCACGATGGCCCGGCACAGGCGCAAGTACTCAGCGGCCGTCAGGTGCAGGCGGTAGCGCACCCACAGGGCCCCTGCGGTGTGGGGATAGTGGTGCGTCGCGCCCACCGCCCACAGCAGCGCTTCCTCCTCGGGGGTGAGGGCCGGCTTACTCACCCCGGACCGCCTTCCCCGTCCCCCGGCAGGCTGGACAGGGCGGCCACGGACACGGGCTGAGCTCCCCTACGCCTGACATCGGCGGCAACACGCACAGGCCCCCGCACACCGGGCAGGCGTCCGCAGCCCAGGCGTCCGCAGCACACAACCCGAGCCAAGCCAGAACCTGTGCCAGCCAGCGCTTCACCTCTCCCCTCCCCCGGCCGGCAGGCCCCGCCATTCACACAGCCAGTCCCGCAGGGCGTCCAGCGTGTGCGGCGCCAGATGCTCGAAGCGGTCGCCGAGGATGCCATGCGTCAACAGGTCCACCCCACCTTCCCCCGTTGGCCGCAGCGTCAGCGTGCTCTCAAATTCCCCGGTCAGGCTCAGCTGGCCAGGGACGTTCACGAGTCGGACGGGCATAGTTCCTCCTGCGCGGCCTTCAAGGCCTGCGCCAGCGTGTACGCGACCGTCACCCGGTACCCTGCCGCCCGCAGGCCCGCATGACATTCCAGTTGGGTTTGGGTTGGACGCTTCCCTGGCTGCTTGAGTTCCAGGAAGAAGTGGAGGCGATGCGCCCGATACGCCTGAAGGTCCGGGAAGCCAGGGGTATACCAGACCGCCCCGCCCCGGTCGCTGCCCTTCAAGGTTTCCTGCACCCGCCAGCCGAACGCCCGCAGCTCGGCCACCACGTCAGCCTGGAAGAGGGCTTCGGTGGCGTACCCGTTTAACGCGCTGGCCGGCAGGTAGGTGTCCGTGAGGCTCAGGGGCAGCTCGGGCAGGCCGAGCGTCGTGCGGGTGCGGGCGCGGATGGTCGGGTCCTGCAGCTTGGCCAGGTAGGCTTCCGCGTCGGCCACGGTGCTGAACGTCCCGTACCTCACCGCGCCACCCCGTAGTACCGGCGGTACAGCCCCTCAGTATCCGTGCTCAGCTCCGCCTGGCCAGCGGCCACCAGAGCGTCAAGGTGCGCGGCGCACTCGGCCAGCCCCAGGTGCAGGTGCGGCAGCGCGTCCACCATCCCCTGATCGGCGTACTCCAGATCCGGGCGGGCCGAGAGGAACGTCAGGATGGCCTGCTGCTCCTCCGCTAGGCTCAGTGGCCGGTACTGACCGTCGATCAGCAGCACCGCCCCGCCCGTGGCCGTCAGGCCCTTGAGCGCACGCCGCGCCGTGGCCGGCGGCACCCGCAGGTCCGCACTCAGGATGCTGGACGTCACGCCGTCCGGGTGCACGCGCAGGGCCGCCACCACCTCCGCCATCGGCAGGCGGGTCACGGCTGGTCCTCGCGGGGGATGCCGCTCGCCTCTAACCAGGCCCGGTGCTGCTCAATAGTGGCCGTCAGCTCGGGCGTCGGGTCGTGCTGATTCTGTTCGTTCAGGGCCGCCTGCAGGGCGATCAGGCGGCTGGCCTGACCAGCGCTGGCTGGGCGGTAATGCTGCGGAATCTCATTCACGCACATGTCGCGTTTCCCCCTTGTCGCAAATGCCACATGTGGCAAAATCGGTTTGACTCATCTGCCACATGTGGCGTTGTCGAGTTCGCCACTTCGCTACATGTGGGATCTGCCCAGCACAGGCACCTCGGCCTGACTACACGATTGGTAAATTTTTGTACGCTAAGCCCTCGTCTTGCCTGTCCCAATTGAAGCCTCTGAAATTGAGAGGTGAAAAACGTCGATTCCATCAGGCCTGGAATCTGTCCCAAAAGAAGTAGAGCTGAATTGGGACAGGGGCTCAAGACCGACTGCATCGGCATGCTCGCGTCTTCTGCTGAGGAAAATACTGTACAGGACGACGTTTTTTTCTTAGCGTACAATTTTGCGCCAATCGTGTACTGAGGCCACCTCGCTCCCCCATCCTCTCCACGCTCCCTCTTGCCACTTGTCGGTTTTGCTACATGTGGCAAAGTGGTACCCACCACATGTCGTGAATGCTAAAAGTGGCGCTATGACCTTCAAAGTGAGCGTCGTCGGGCGCAAAGGCGGCGTGGGCAAGACGACCACCGCGATCCACGTGGCCGCCCACCTGGCTTTTGGCGACCGCCGCACCCTCCTGATCGACGGCGACGCCCGCAATTACGCCACCACCTGGGCCGCTGGTGGCCACATGCCCTTCACCGTGGACGGCATCGGCGGCCTGATGGCCGTGGCCGAATACGACGCAGCGGTCATCGACTCGCAGGCTGACCCCAGCGAGCAGGACATCAGCACCCTCGGCAAGCACAGCACCGTCCTGCTGCTGCCCGCTGTCCCCGAAGCCCAAGCGGTCAGCGGCCTGATTCAGACCGTGCAGGTCCTGGACCGGGCGGGCGTGAGCCGCGACCGCGTGTGCGTGCTGCTGACGATGGACACCCGCGTGGGCACCGCCACCCAGGACGCCCGCGAGGCCCTCACCGGCGCCGGCCTGCGCGTCTTGAGTCGCACCATCCGCGATACGGTCGCCTTCCGCCACGCC from Deinococcus betulae carries:
- a CDS encoding VRR-NUC domain-containing protein — encoded protein: MRYGTFSTVADAEAYLAKLQDPTIRARTRTTLGLPELPLSLTDTYLPASALNGYATEALFQADVVAELRAFGWRVQETLKGSDRGGAVWYTPGFPDLQAYRAHRLHFFLELKQPGKRPTQTQLECHAGLRAAGYRVTVAYTLAQALKAAQEELCPSDS
- a CDS encoding ParA family protein encodes the protein MTFKVSVVGRKGGVGKTTTAIHVAAHLAFGDRRTLLIDGDARNYATTWAAGGHMPFTVDGIGGLMAVAEYDAAVIDSQADPSEQDISTLGKHSTVLLLPAVPEAQAVSGLIQTVQVLDRAGVSRDRVCVLLTMDTRVGTATQDAREALTGAGLRVLSRTIRDTVAFRHASGQSVLVHQVRNTAGKMAWEDYRAVTQELLELGQ